A DNA window from Actinokineospora baliensis contains the following coding sequences:
- a CDS encoding glyoxalase: MIHHVQLACPPGGEDAARAFYTGVLGWAELPKPPLLAARGGCWFAVPGGGELHVGVEADFRPARKAHPAFVADVAALAGVLIAAGSPVRWADPAEIPGRPRFHTDDPHGNRLEFLAR; this comes from the coding sequence GTGATCCATCACGTCCAGCTCGCCTGCCCGCCCGGTGGCGAGGACGCCGCCAGGGCCTTCTACACCGGCGTGCTCGGCTGGGCCGAGCTGCCCAAACCCCCGCTGCTGGCCGCGCGCGGCGGCTGCTGGTTCGCCGTGCCCGGCGGCGGGGAACTGCACGTCGGGGTCGAGGCCGACTTCCGGCCCGCGCGCAAGGCGCACCCGGCGTTCGTCGCCGACGTCGCCGCGCTGGCGGGCGTGCTCATCGCCGCGGGCAGCCCGGTCCGCTGGGCCGACCCCGCCGAGATCCCCGGCCGCCCCCGCTTCCACACCGACGACCCGCACGGCAACCGGCTGGAGTTCCTCGCCCGCTGA
- a CDS encoding aconitate hydratase, protein MTTPSKDSFGARATLKVGDASYEVFRLDAVEGAQRLPYSLKILLENLLRTEDGANITADHVRALASWDPSAEPSTEIQFTPGRVVMQDFTGVPCVVDLATMREAVTQLGGDPDKVNPLAPAELVIDHSVIADIFGRPDAFERNVDLEYERNKERYQFLRWGQSAFDEFKVVPPGTGIVHQVNIEHLARVVMVRGGQAYPDTLVGTDSHTTMVNGLGVLGWGVGGIEAEAAMLGQPVSMLIPRVVGFKLHGELPPGATATDLVLTITEMLRKQGVVGKFVEFYGSGVTAVPLANRATIGNMSPEFGSTAAIFPIDAETIDYLRFTGRSEEQVALVEAYAKEQGLWHDPSVEPAYSETLELDLATVVPSIAGPKRPQDRIELADAKSAFRAALGTYAPEAAKSAVDEAGEESFPASDAPAVSGGNGGGEPFDYHSAARGAEGRTSKPTKVTVDGVDFEIDHGAVAIAAITSCTNTSNPSVMIGAALLAKKAVERGLSRKPWVKTTLAPGSKVVMDYYDRAGLTPYLDELGFNLVGYGCTTCIGNSGPLQDEISAGVQSSDLAVVSVLSGNRNFEGRINPDIKMNYLASPPLVVAYALAGSMDIDITTEPLGTGSDGEPVFLDDIWPSPQEIADVIASALSAESFAGSYADVFAGDERWRSLPTPTGNVFEWDPQSTYVRKPPYFEGMAMEPSPVTDIRGARVLAFLGDSVTTDHISPAGAIKQDTPAGKYLTEHGVERKDFNSYGSRRGNHEVMIRGTFANIRLRNLLLADENGGQGVQGGYTRDFTRGGEQAFIYDAAQNYAAEDTPLVVLAGKEYGSGSSRDWAAKGTSLLGVRAVIAESFERIHRSNLIGMGVLPLQFPEGETAESLGLNGTELFLITGVTALNDGKTPRTVKVSAGRDGEGITIDFEAVVRIDTPGEADYYRNGGIMQYVLRKMVNS, encoded by the coding sequence GTGACCACACCGAGTAAGGACAGCTTCGGCGCCCGCGCCACGCTGAAGGTCGGGGACGCCTCGTACGAGGTGTTCCGGCTGGACGCGGTGGAGGGTGCCCAGCGCCTGCCGTACAGCCTGAAGATCCTGCTGGAGAACCTGCTGCGCACCGAGGACGGCGCGAACATCACCGCCGACCACGTGCGCGCCCTTGCCTCGTGGGACCCCTCGGCCGAGCCGTCGACGGAGATCCAGTTCACCCCCGGCCGGGTCGTGATGCAGGACTTCACCGGCGTGCCGTGCGTGGTCGACCTGGCCACCATGCGCGAGGCCGTCACCCAGCTGGGCGGGGACCCGGACAAGGTCAACCCGCTCGCCCCCGCCGAGCTGGTCATCGACCACTCGGTGATCGCCGACATCTTCGGCCGCCCGGACGCCTTCGAGCGCAACGTGGACCTGGAGTACGAGCGCAACAAGGAGCGCTACCAGTTCCTGCGCTGGGGCCAGAGCGCGTTCGACGAGTTCAAGGTCGTCCCGCCGGGCACCGGCATCGTGCACCAGGTCAACATCGAGCACCTCGCCCGCGTGGTGATGGTGCGCGGCGGGCAGGCCTACCCGGACACCCTGGTCGGCACCGACTCGCACACCACCATGGTCAACGGCCTCGGCGTGCTGGGCTGGGGCGTCGGCGGCATCGAGGCCGAGGCGGCCATGCTGGGCCAGCCGGTCTCCATGCTGATCCCCCGGGTGGTCGGCTTCAAGCTGCACGGCGAGCTGCCCCCGGGCGCCACCGCGACCGACCTGGTGCTGACCATCACCGAGATGCTGCGCAAGCAGGGCGTGGTCGGCAAGTTCGTCGAGTTCTACGGCTCCGGCGTGACCGCGGTGCCGCTGGCCAACCGGGCCACCATCGGCAACATGAGCCCGGAGTTCGGCTCGACCGCGGCGATCTTCCCGATCGACGCCGAGACCATCGACTACCTGCGCTTCACCGGCCGCTCCGAGGAGCAGGTCGCCCTGGTCGAGGCCTACGCCAAGGAGCAGGGCCTCTGGCACGACCCGTCCGTGGAGCCCGCGTACTCCGAGACGCTGGAGCTGGACCTGGCGACCGTGGTGCCCTCCATCGCGGGCCCCAAGCGGCCGCAGGACCGCATCGAGCTGGCCGACGCCAAGAGCGCGTTCCGGGCCGCCCTGGGCACCTACGCCCCCGAGGCGGCCAAGTCCGCGGTCGACGAGGCTGGCGAGGAGTCCTTCCCGGCCAGCGACGCCCCCGCGGTCAGCGGCGGCAACGGCGGCGGTGAGCCGTTCGACTACCACTCGGCGGCGCGCGGCGCCGAGGGCCGCACCAGCAAGCCGACCAAGGTCACCGTCGACGGCGTGGACTTCGAGATCGACCACGGCGCGGTCGCCATCGCGGCGATCACCTCGTGCACCAACACCTCCAACCCGTCGGTGATGATCGGGGCGGCGCTGCTGGCGAAGAAGGCCGTCGAGCGCGGCCTGTCGCGCAAGCCGTGGGTGAAGACCACGCTGGCGCCGGGGTCCAAGGTCGTCATGGACTACTACGACCGGGCGGGCCTGACCCCGTACCTGGACGAGCTGGGCTTCAACCTGGTCGGCTACGGCTGCACCACCTGCATCGGCAACTCCGGCCCGCTGCAGGACGAGATCTCCGCCGGTGTGCAGTCCTCCGACCTGGCCGTGGTGTCGGTGCTCTCGGGCAACCGCAACTTCGAGGGCCGGATCAACCCGGACATCAAGATGAACTACCTGGCCTCGCCGCCGCTGGTGGTCGCCTACGCGCTGGCCGGGTCGATGGACATCGACATCACCACCGAGCCGCTGGGCACGGGCTCCGACGGTGAGCCGGTGTTCCTCGACGACATCTGGCCCTCGCCGCAGGAGATCGCCGACGTGATCGCCTCGGCGCTGTCGGCGGAGAGCTTCGCGGGCAGCTACGCCGATGTGTTCGCCGGTGACGAGCGGTGGCGCTCGCTGCCGACGCCGACCGGCAACGTGTTCGAATGGGACCCGCAGTCCACTTACGTGCGCAAGCCCCCGTACTTCGAGGGCATGGCGATGGAGCCGTCGCCGGTCACCGACATCCGCGGCGCCCGCGTGCTGGCGTTCCTGGGCGACTCGGTCACCACCGACCACATCTCCCCCGCTGGCGCGATCAAGCAGGACACCCCGGCGGGCAAGTACCTCACCGAGCACGGCGTGGAGCGCAAGGACTTCAACTCCTACGGGTCCCGGCGCGGCAACCACGAGGTGATGATCCGCGGCACCTTCGCCAACATCCGGCTGCGCAACCTGCTGCTGGCAGACGAGAACGGCGGCCAGGGCGTCCAGGGCGGCTACACCCGCGACTTCACCCGCGGCGGCGAGCAGGCGTTCATTTACGACGCCGCGCAGAACTACGCCGCCGAGGACACCCCGCTGGTGGTCCTGGCTGGCAAGGAGTACGGCTCCGGCTCCTCGCGCGACTGGGCGGCCAAGGGCACCTCGCTGCTGGGCGTGCGCGCGGTCATCGCCGAGTCGTTCGAGCGCATCCACCGCTCGAACCTGATCGGCATGGGCGTGCTGCCGCTGCAGTTCCCCGAGGGCGAGACGGCCGAGTCCCTCGGCCTCAACGGCACCGAGCTGTTCCTCATCACCGGTGTCACCGCCCTCAACGACGGCAAGACCCCCCGCACCGTGAAGGTCTCCGCGGGCCGCGACGGCGAGGGCATCACGATCGACTTCGAGGCCGTCGTCCGCATCGACACCCCCGGCGAGGCCGACTACTACCGCAACGGCGGCATCATGCAGTACGTGCTGCGCAAGATGGTCAACAGCTGA
- the egtD gene encoding L-histidine N(alpha)-methyltransferase — protein MTDSRLDPVEVHLPDDHAARALAKDAREGLTSTPKTLPPKWFYDARGSELFERITRLPEYYPTRAEREILAARAGEIAAATGAHTLVELGSGSSEKTRLLLDALRAAGTLAHIVALDVSATALRDAASALAAEYQGVQVSGVVGDFTEHLGLLPGQPPRLVAFLGGTIGNFLPGERAEFLTAVRAVLKPGEWLLLGTDLVKDESTLVRAYDDAEGVTAEFNRNVLHVLNRELGATFDPADFAHVAVWDAEHEWIEMRLRARRALTASLPELDLSVEFAEGEEIRTEISAKFRRDGVEAELAAAGFDLAHWWTDEAGRFALSLARAD, from the coding sequence ATGACCGACTCCCGGCTTGATCCCGTGGAAGTGCACCTGCCCGACGACCACGCCGCCCGCGCGCTGGCCAAGGACGCCCGCGAGGGTCTGACCTCGACCCCGAAGACGCTGCCGCCCAAGTGGTTCTACGACGCCAGGGGCAGCGAGCTGTTCGAGCGCATCACCCGGCTGCCCGAGTACTACCCGACCAGGGCCGAGCGGGAGATCCTCGCCGCCCGCGCTGGCGAGATCGCCGCCGCGACCGGCGCGCACACCCTGGTGGAACTCGGGTCCGGTTCCTCGGAGAAGACCAGGCTGCTGCTCGACGCGCTGCGCGCCGCGGGCACCCTGGCCCACATCGTCGCCCTGGACGTCTCGGCGACGGCCCTGCGCGACGCGGCGTCGGCCCTGGCGGCGGAGTACCAGGGCGTGCAGGTCAGCGGGGTGGTCGGCGACTTCACCGAGCACCTGGGCCTGCTGCCCGGCCAGCCGCCGCGGCTGGTCGCCTTCCTCGGCGGCACGATCGGCAACTTCCTGCCCGGTGAGCGCGCGGAGTTCCTGACCGCGGTCCGCGCGGTGCTCAAGCCGGGGGAGTGGCTGCTGCTGGGCACCGACCTGGTCAAGGACGAGTCCACCCTGGTCCGCGCCTACGACGACGCCGAGGGCGTCACCGCGGAGTTCAACCGCAACGTCCTGCACGTGCTGAACCGGGAACTGGGCGCGACCTTCGACCCGGCCGACTTCGCGCACGTGGCGGTGTGGGACGCCGAGCACGAGTGGATCGAGATGCGGTTGCGGGCCAGGCGGGCGCTGACGGCGTCCCTGCCGGAGTTGGACCTGTCCGTCGAGTTCGCCGAGGGCGAGGAGATCCGCACCGAGATCTCGGCCAAGTTCCGCCGCGACGGCGTCGAGGCCGAGTTGGCCGCGGCCGGGTTCGACCTCGCGCACTGGTGGACCGACGAGGCGGGCCGGTTCGCGCTGTCCTTGGCGCGCGCCGACTAA
- the egtC gene encoding ergothioneine biosynthesis protein EgtC, whose amino-acid sequence MCRHLGYLGPAVPISGLLDGPSGLLSQTWAPADMRGGGTVNVDGFGVGWYPGPDAPPLRYRRAVPMWTDAGFAQVAASTSSHAVLAAARSATIGMPVVDTACAPFTEGRWLFSHNGRVTGWPDSIAPLATELSTVDLMTLDAPTDSAVLWAMVRRRLRAGTPMGTALAEVVTAVAAAAPDSRLNLLLTDGVTIAATTWWHSLATLTGPDFVVVASEPWSPDPPWVPVADRCLVTATLSPTPAVRVRALGSADKDADDRLPA is encoded by the coding sequence ATGTGCCGCCACCTGGGCTACCTCGGTCCCGCCGTGCCCATCTCCGGGTTGCTCGACGGGCCGAGCGGGCTGCTGAGCCAGACCTGGGCCCCCGCCGACATGCGCGGCGGGGGCACCGTCAACGTCGACGGCTTCGGCGTCGGCTGGTACCCCGGCCCCGACGCGCCGCCGCTGCGCTACCGGCGGGCCGTTCCGATGTGGACGGACGCCGGTTTCGCGCAGGTGGCGGCCAGCACCAGCAGCCACGCGGTGCTCGCCGCCGCCCGCTCGGCCACGATCGGCATGCCGGTGGTGGACACCGCCTGCGCGCCGTTCACCGAGGGGCGCTGGCTGTTCAGCCACAACGGCCGGGTCACCGGCTGGCCGGACAGCATCGCCCCGCTGGCCACCGAGTTGTCCACAGTGGACCTGATGACGCTGGACGCGCCGACCGACAGCGCTGTGCTGTGGGCCATGGTGCGGCGGCGGCTGCGCGCGGGCACGCCGATGGGCACCGCGCTGGCCGAGGTGGTCACCGCGGTGGCCGCCGCGGCACCGGACTCCCGGCTCAACCTCCTGCTCACCGACGGCGTCACCATCGCGGCCACCACCTGGTGGCACTCGCTGGCCACGCTCACCGGACCCGACTTCGTGGTGGTCGCCTCGGAACCGTGGTCGCCGGACCCGCCGTGGGTCCCGGTCGCGGACCGCTGCCTGGTCACCGCCACCCTCTCCCCGACTCCCGCCGTGCGCGTGCGCGCGCTCGGCAGCGCAGACAAGGACGCAGATGACCGACTCCCGGCTTGA
- the egtB gene encoding ergothioneine biosynthesis protein EgtB translates to MTSTDLPVGSNTETERVRERVAEALLRSRARSTLLTDAVDDDDLVRQHSELMSPLVWDLAHIGNQEELWLVRDVGGREPVRSDIDELYDAFQHSRASRPALPLLSPTEARAYVGQVRDKVFDVLERVPLHGGKLLDRGFAFGMIVQHEQQHDETMLATHQLRSGAPVLHAPDPDPALVAPIGAGEVFVPAGEFTMGTSTEPWALDNERPAFQTHVDAYYIDTVPVSNGDYLAFIDAGGYDNPDWWSEVGWAHRRKADLIAPRFWRRDGDRWVRTRFGVVEPVPVDEPVVHVCFHEAAAYAKWAGKRLPTEPEWEKAARFDPATGRSRRYPWGDEDPGVEHANLGQRHLRPAPVGSYPKGASPLGVRQLIGDVWEWLDSDFRPYPGFSAFPYREYSEVFFGGDYKMLRGGSFGTDAAAVRGTFRNWDHPIRRQIFSGFRCARDATGAR, encoded by the coding sequence GTGACCAGCACAGATCTGCCCGTGGGGAGCAACACCGAGACCGAGCGCGTCCGCGAGCGCGTCGCGGAGGCGCTGCTGCGCTCCCGGGCGCGTAGCACCCTGCTGACCGACGCGGTCGACGACGACGACCTGGTCCGCCAGCACTCCGAGCTGATGTCGCCGCTGGTGTGGGACCTGGCGCACATCGGCAACCAGGAGGAGCTGTGGCTGGTGCGCGATGTCGGCGGCCGCGAGCCGGTCCGCTCCGACATCGACGAGCTCTACGACGCGTTCCAGCACTCCAGGGCCAGCAGGCCCGCGTTGCCGCTGCTGTCGCCGACCGAGGCCCGCGCGTACGTGGGTCAGGTGCGCGACAAGGTGTTCGACGTGCTGGAGCGGGTGCCGCTGCACGGCGGGAAGCTCCTGGACCGGGGGTTCGCCTTCGGCATGATCGTCCAGCACGAGCAGCAGCACGACGAGACCATGCTCGCCACGCACCAACTGCGTTCGGGTGCCCCGGTGTTGCATGCGCCCGACCCGGATCCCGCCCTGGTCGCCCCGATCGGTGCCGGGGAGGTGTTCGTCCCGGCGGGGGAGTTCACCATGGGCACCTCCACCGAGCCGTGGGCGCTGGACAACGAGCGCCCCGCGTTCCAGACGCACGTCGACGCGTACTACATCGACACCGTCCCGGTCAGCAACGGCGACTACCTGGCCTTCATCGACGCCGGGGGCTACGACAACCCCGACTGGTGGAGCGAGGTCGGCTGGGCCCACCGGCGCAAGGCGGACCTGATCGCGCCCCGGTTCTGGCGGCGCGACGGCGACCGCTGGGTCCGCACCCGCTTCGGTGTGGTGGAACCGGTCCCGGTGGACGAGCCGGTCGTGCACGTGTGCTTCCACGAGGCGGCCGCGTACGCGAAGTGGGCGGGCAAGCGGTTGCCGACCGAACCGGAGTGGGAGAAGGCCGCGCGGTTCGACCCGGCGACCGGGCGGTCCCGCCGCTACCCCTGGGGCGACGAGGACCCCGGCGTCGAGCACGCCAACCTGGGGCAGCGCCACCTGCGGCCCGCGCCGGTCGGCTCGTACCCCAAGGGCGCGTCGCCGCTGGGGGTGCGTCAGCTGATCGGGGACGTCTGGGAGTGGCTCGACTCGGACTTCCGGCCGTACCCGGGGTTCTCGGCGTTCCCGTACCGGGAGTACTCCGAGGTGTTCTTCGGCGGCGACTACAAGATGCTGCGCGGTGGCTCGTTCGGCACCGACGCGGCCGCCGTGCGCGGCACCTTCCGCAACTGGGACCACCCGATCCGGCGGCAGATCTTCTCCGGGTTCCGGTGCGCCCGCGACGCGACCGGGGCGCGCTGA
- the egtA gene encoding ergothioneine biosynthesis glutamate--cysteine ligase EgtA produces the protein MSPLSASRHTVEPDRRRLRARVEAEAYVASVCFKHGPPCLLGVELEWVVHHRDDPGRRLDPDHLAAALGPHSPTTLRADSPWLPLPSGSPLTLEPGGQVEISSLPAPTLAAVADAVHADHRHLEDLLDRAGLVLGHTGLDAHRSPRRVLDTPRYAAMERAFAPIGEHGITMMCASAGLQVCLDVGEAADVPTRWAALNGLGPVLISLFANSPDLAGAPTGWASARMLHVLGVDPRRSRPVPVTDDPAQAWADYVLDAPLLCVRRPDGVWDAPNGVSFADWLDGALEHPPSLDDLDYHMSTLFPPIRPHGYFEVRYLDAQAGDDWLAPAALLVALMADRAVVDAVVEACAPVADRWLDAARLGLADPDLARAARRVLDLGIPATAGLGLPTEHATDRLVALREALDAPEATNGRKS, from the coding sequence GTGAGCCCTTTGTCCGCTTCGCGCCACACCGTCGAGCCCGATCGCCGCCGGTTGCGGGCCAGAGTGGAGGCGGAGGCCTACGTCGCCTCGGTCTGCTTCAAACACGGTCCACCCTGTCTGCTGGGCGTCGAGCTGGAGTGGGTCGTGCACCACCGCGACGACCCCGGGCGGCGACTCGACCCCGACCACCTCGCCGCCGCGCTCGGCCCCCATTCCCCCACCACACTGCGCGCCGACAGCCCGTGGCTGCCGCTGCCGTCCGGTTCCCCCCTCACCCTGGAACCCGGCGGGCAGGTCGAGATTTCCTCACTGCCCGCCCCCACCCTGGCCGCCGTGGCCGACGCCGTCCACGCCGACCACCGCCACCTCGAAGATCTCCTCGACCGCGCGGGCCTCGTCCTCGGCCACACCGGCCTCGACGCCCACCGCTCCCCGCGCCGGGTCCTCGACACCCCCCGCTACGCGGCGATGGAACGCGCCTTCGCCCCCATCGGCGAGCACGGCATCACCATGATGTGCGCCAGCGCGGGCCTGCAGGTCTGCCTCGACGTCGGCGAGGCGGCCGACGTGCCGACGAGGTGGGCCGCGCTCAACGGGCTCGGCCCGGTCCTGATCTCACTGTTCGCCAACTCGCCCGACCTGGCCGGGGCGCCGACCGGGTGGGCGTCGGCGCGGATGCTGCACGTGCTCGGCGTCGACCCGCGCCGCTCCAGACCGGTCCCCGTCACCGACGACCCGGCCCAGGCGTGGGCCGATTACGTGCTCGACGCCCCGCTGCTGTGCGTGCGGCGGCCGGACGGGGTCTGGGACGCCCCGAACGGGGTCAGCTTCGCCGACTGGCTCGACGGCGCGCTGGAGCACCCGCCCTCGCTCGACGACCTCGACTACCACATGTCCACGCTGTTCCCGCCGATCCGCCCGCACGGGTACTTCGAGGTCCGCTACCTCGACGCCCAGGCTGGCGACGACTGGCTGGCCCCGGCCGCGCTGCTGGTGGCCCTGATGGCCGACCGGGCGGTCGTCGACGCCGTGGTGGAGGCGTGCGCACCGGTCGCCGACCGGTGGCTCGACGCCGCCCGCCTCGGCCTCGCCGACCCCGACCTCGCCCGCGCCGCGCGGCGGGTGCTCGACCTGGGGATCCCGGCCACCGCCGGGCTGGGGTTGCCCACCGAGCACGCCACCGACCGGCTGGTGGCGCTGCGCGAGGCGTTGGACGCACCGGAAGCGACGAACGGGAGGAAGTCGTGA
- a CDS encoding TetR/AcrR family transcriptional regulator, whose product MPRVSQDHLDARRRQILDGARSCFARHGYEGATVRRLEEATGLSRGAIFHHFRDKESLFLALAEDDVLRMTEVVAEQGLVQVMRDLLSTTPSGGGGEALNPADWLGTRLEVSRRLRTDLEFRSRWAERSRQLSVATRDRLLRQREAGNLRDDVDVDVLTAFLELVLEGLVSHLAMGLPADDMDPVLDLVEETVRRHRRTG is encoded by the coding sequence GTGCCCAGGGTGAGCCAAGACCATCTCGACGCGCGACGGCGCCAGATCCTCGACGGGGCCCGTTCGTGCTTCGCCCGCCACGGGTACGAGGGGGCCACCGTGCGCAGGTTGGAAGAGGCTACCGGACTCTCCAGAGGGGCCATCTTCCACCATTTCCGCGACAAGGAGTCGCTGTTCCTCGCGTTGGCCGAGGACGACGTGCTGCGGATGACCGAGGTCGTCGCCGAACAGGGCCTGGTCCAGGTGATGCGGGACCTGCTCTCGACCACCCCCTCCGGTGGCGGCGGCGAGGCGCTGAACCCGGCCGACTGGCTGGGTACGAGGCTAGAGGTGTCCCGGCGGCTGCGCACCGACCTGGAATTCCGGTCCCGCTGGGCGGAACGGTCGCGCCAGCTCTCCGTCGCCACCCGCGACCGCCTGCTGCGCCAGCGGGAGGCGGGCAACCTGCGCGACGATGTGGACGTCGACGTGCTGACCGCGTTCCTGGAGCTGGTGCTGGAGGGCCTGGTGTCGCACCTGGCGATGGGCCTGCCCGCCGACGACATGGACCCGGTGCTCGACCTGGTCGAGGAAACCGTTCGACGGCACCGGCGTACCGGTTAG
- a CDS encoding MFS transporter, whose protein sequence is MPLAHRGVRAYVAAAALARVADEMVSVAVVLLVLQRTGSPALAGAMVTAYTLPSIVSGPVVGAWLDRIPYRRAVLAAGGVLLAATCAGLVLTVGRVPVLPFALAALTGLALPLTSGGYSSLVPKLVPAQRLSKANALDAATFNIGAIAGPALAGTVAAVVSPSAAVWLIVVLALSGSVCTAFLPSTPGNPSPDHASLLRTVRAGLAHLVTTPALRGATLTTVLGYGSVGILATALPLRMQELGQDRAAAGYVWTAMEIGCLVAVASLGRFIAGPRPELTVVVSTATFGALMLAWPAVDGVTWTLALAAVAGLADGLALPAIMATRQRHCPPALLAQVSTTGASLKIGTFALGAAAGGWLVPAAGPATAITVTACAQLLAAALGVLAGVRWRKASADR, encoded by the coding sequence GTGCCACTAGCTCATCGCGGGGTGCGCGCGTACGTGGCCGCGGCCGCCCTCGCCAGGGTCGCCGACGAGATGGTCTCGGTGGCGGTGGTCCTGCTGGTCCTGCAGCGGACCGGCAGCCCGGCGCTGGCCGGGGCGATGGTGACCGCGTACACGCTGCCCTCCATTGTGTCCGGTCCGGTCGTGGGCGCGTGGCTCGACCGGATCCCCTACCGGCGGGCCGTGCTGGCCGCCGGGGGCGTGCTGCTGGCGGCGACCTGCGCCGGTCTGGTCCTGACGGTCGGCCGGGTCCCGGTGCTGCCGTTCGCGCTGGCGGCGCTCACCGGGCTCGCGTTGCCGCTGACCAGCGGCGGCTACTCCAGCCTGGTCCCCAAGCTGGTCCCGGCGCAGCGGTTGTCCAAGGCGAACGCCCTGGACGCGGCCACCTTCAACATCGGGGCGATCGCCGGTCCCGCGCTCGCCGGGACGGTGGCGGCGGTCGTGAGCCCCTCGGCGGCGGTGTGGTTGATCGTGGTGCTGGCGCTGTCGGGTTCGGTGTGCACGGCGTTCCTGCCGTCCACACCGGGCAACCCCAGCCCCGACCACGCTTCGCTGCTGCGGACGGTCCGGGCGGGACTGGCCCACCTGGTCACCACCCCCGCGCTGCGCGGCGCGACGCTGACGACGGTGCTCGGCTACGGATCGGTGGGCATCCTCGCCACGGCACTGCCGCTGCGGATGCAGGAGCTGGGGCAGGACCGCGCCGCGGCGGGCTACGTGTGGACCGCCATGGAGATCGGCTGCCTCGTGGCCGTGGCCTCCCTCGGTCGGTTCATCGCGGGTCCGCGCCCCGAGCTCACGGTGGTCGTCAGCACAGCGACCTTCGGCGCGCTGATGCTGGCCTGGCCCGCCGTCGACGGTGTCACGTGGACGCTCGCGCTGGCGGCGGTCGCGGGCCTGGCCGACGGCTTGGCGCTGCCCGCGATCATGGCGACCCGGCAGCGGCACTGCCCGCCCGCGCTGCTGGCCCAGGTGTCCACCACGGGGGCCAGCCTCAAGATCGGCACCTTCGCCCTCGGCGCGGCGGCGGGCGGCTGGCTGGTGCCCGCAGCAGGCCCGGCGACGGCGATCACCGTCACCGCCTGCGCGCAACTGCTGGCCGCCGCGCTCGGCGTGCTCGCGGGCGTGCGCTGGCGAAAGGCGAGCGCGGACCGCTGA
- a CDS encoding hemolysin family protein, translated as MTGVLLSVLGLLAVCALTLGTALFVTAEFALTTLERSQVDRHAEQVGDRRALAIQRAHRTLSFQLSGAQLGITITTLITGYIAEPALAALVEPALLWTGMGRTAVDAVALVIALLVATSLSMVFGELVPKNLAIARPLASARAVAGSQAVFSSVLRWLINGLNGSANWIVRGLGVQPQEELRSARSPQELGGLVRSSAASGSIDTGTATLLSRSLRFGDRTADELMTPRVRVQALRADATVVDLIDLARSTGFSRFPVHGGDLDDVRGVVHVKQVFGVPRQLRASTTVAELAKPVPTVPETLDGDVLLDRLRGSGLQVALVVDEYGGTAGLVTLEDLIEEIVGDVRDEHDRGEVSPVRPLGRGSWLVSGLLRDDELAEATGFRMPAGEYETVAGLVLTRLGRIPDVNDEIRIDGWRVTVLRMDRHRVAELRVARLPGVTT; from the coding sequence GTGACCGGAGTCCTGCTCAGCGTCCTGGGCCTGCTGGCCGTGTGCGCGCTGACCCTCGGTACGGCGCTGTTCGTCACCGCCGAGTTCGCCCTCACCACCCTCGAGCGCAGCCAGGTCGACCGGCACGCCGAGCAGGTGGGCGACCGGCGGGCCCTGGCGATCCAGCGGGCGCACCGCACGCTGTCGTTCCAGCTCTCCGGCGCGCAGCTCGGCATCACCATCACCACCCTGATCACCGGCTACATCGCCGAACCGGCGCTGGCCGCGCTGGTGGAGCCCGCGCTGCTGTGGACCGGCATGGGCCGCACCGCGGTGGACGCGGTGGCGCTGGTGATCGCGCTGCTGGTGGCCACGTCGCTGTCGATGGTGTTCGGCGAGCTGGTGCCCAAGAACCTGGCCATCGCCAGGCCGCTGGCCAGCGCGCGGGCCGTCGCGGGCAGCCAGGCGGTGTTCTCCTCGGTGCTGCGCTGGCTGATCAACGGCCTCAACGGGTCGGCGAACTGGATCGTGCGCGGTCTCGGCGTGCAGCCGCAGGAGGAGTTGCGGTCGGCGCGCTCACCGCAGGAGCTCGGTGGTCTGGTCCGCTCCAGCGCCGCGTCCGGGTCCATCGACACCGGCACCGCGACGCTGCTCAGCCGCTCGCTGCGCTTCGGTGACCGGACCGCCGACGAGCTGATGACGCCCCGGGTGCGGGTGCAGGCGCTGCGCGCCGACGCCACGGTGGTCGACCTGATCGACCTGGCCCGCAGCACCGGGTTCTCCCGGTTCCCGGTGCACGGCGGCGACCTCGACGACGTGCGCGGGGTGGTGCACGTCAAGCAGGTGTTCGGCGTGCCGAGGCAGCTGCGGGCGAGCACGACGGTCGCCGAGCTGGCCAAGCCGGTGCCGACGGTGCCGGAGACCCTCGACGGCGACGTGCTGCTGGACCGGCTGCGCGGGTCCGGGCTGCAGGTGGCGCTGGTCGTCGACGAGTACGGCGGCACGGCGGGCCTGGTCACCCTGGAGGACCTGATCGAGGAGATCGTCGGCGACGTGCGCGACGAGCACGACCGCGGCGAGGTCAGCCCGGTCCGCCCGCTGGGCAGGGGCAGCTGGCTGGTGTCCGGGCTGCTGCGCGACGACGAGCTCGCCGAGGCCACCGGGTTCCGGATGCCCGCTGGCGAGTACGAGACGGTCGCGGGCCTGGTGCTGACCCGGCTCGGCCGCATCCCCGACGTCAACGACGAGATCCGGATCGACGGCTGGCGGGTGACGGTGCTGCGGATGGACCGGCACCGGGTGGCCGAGTTGCGGGTGGCGCGGCTGCCGGGGGTGACCACGTGA